The following are encoded in a window of Thalassotalea insulae genomic DNA:
- a CDS encoding aldehyde dehydrogenase (NADP(+)) — MSISGKNLIAGEWSGDFTKGFSATNAVKNEPMPEVFADASETEVEQAIARAHQAFASYSQLPAVQRAKFLRTIGEQIVALGDELVEMACAETGLPAMRIQGERGRTVGQLGLFADLLEQGEYQGVFDAADAERQPLPKPDTRLGYLPLGVVGVFAASNFPLAFSTAGGDTASALAAGCPVVMKAHAAHPGTAELVAQAISKAIELCDIDAGVFSLIQGKNYAIASQIVTHPMVKAVGFTGSERVGMILQQQINQRPEPIPFYGELGSVNPQFIMADKLATEASTLAENLVASLMMGQGQFCTSPGIWSYVKSVDTPVFEQAASAAIAATEAGVMLTPAMAESYKKTVASWQSIDGVELLAQGQSGVAHFTQAALFVTDLTTFKANTVLQEEVFGPCALILRLQDEQELAEFIGLLKGNLTAAIHATDKDMAQSRTVALSVAHKVGRLIYNQMPTGVEVCASMNHGGPFPASTDLRTTSVGSEAIKRFQRPICYQNMPNELLPQLLRS; from the coding sequence ATGTCGATATCAGGAAAAAATTTAATTGCAGGCGAATGGTCAGGAGATTTTACCAAGGGATTTTCTGCGACTAATGCGGTAAAAAATGAGCCTATGCCTGAAGTGTTTGCTGATGCCAGTGAAACAGAAGTAGAACAGGCGATCGCACGTGCTCATCAGGCATTTGCAAGTTATAGTCAGTTGCCGGCAGTGCAAAGAGCAAAATTTTTACGTACTATCGGTGAACAAATTGTTGCCTTAGGTGATGAATTGGTTGAAATGGCCTGTGCTGAAACTGGTTTACCGGCAATGCGTATTCAAGGCGAACGTGGTCGTACTGTGGGCCAACTTGGTTTATTTGCTGATTTACTCGAGCAGGGAGAATATCAAGGGGTGTTTGATGCTGCGGATGCTGAGCGTCAACCGTTACCTAAACCTGATACTCGATTGGGATATTTGCCATTAGGTGTCGTCGGTGTTTTTGCTGCCAGTAATTTCCCGTTAGCATTTTCTACCGCAGGTGGCGATACGGCTTCGGCGTTAGCAGCGGGTTGCCCAGTGGTGATGAAGGCACATGCCGCACACCCAGGTACGGCAGAATTAGTGGCTCAGGCGATCAGTAAGGCAATTGAGCTTTGTGATATAGATGCTGGGGTGTTCTCGTTAATTCAGGGAAAAAATTATGCTATCGCTAGTCAGATAGTGACTCATCCAATGGTTAAAGCGGTTGGTTTTACCGGCTCTGAGCGCGTTGGCATGATCTTACAGCAGCAGATTAACCAACGCCCTGAACCGATTCCTTTTTATGGTGAGCTAGGTAGTGTTAACCCACAATTTATTATGGCAGATAAACTAGCGACAGAGGCCAGTACATTAGCGGAAAACTTAGTTGCATCATTAATGATGGGGCAAGGACAGTTTTGTACTAGCCCGGGAATATGGAGCTATGTGAAAAGTGTCGATACGCCAGTATTTGAGCAAGCGGCAAGTGCCGCAATTGCTGCAACTGAAGCGGGAGTAATGCTGACTCCGGCGATGGCTGAAAGTTATAAAAAAACAGTTGCGAGCTGGCAGTCAATTGATGGTGTTGAGTTATTAGCACAAGGTCAATCAGGTGTTGCTCATTTTACTCAGGCGGCGTTATTTGTCACTGATTTGACAACGTTTAAAGCTAATACAGTGTTACAGGAAGAAGTGTTTGGTCCATGTGCATTAATATTGCGCTTACAAGATGAACAGGAACTAGCAGAATTCATTGGGTTACTTAAAGGTAATTTAACTGCAGCTATTCATGCCACAGATAAGGATATGGCGCAAAGCCGTACCGTAGCGTTGTCGGTAGCGCATAAAGTGGGGCGTTTGATTTATAACCAGATGCCAACGGGCGTTGAGGTTTGCGCGTCGATGAATCATGGCGGACCTTTCCCAGCGTCAACTGATTTACGTACTACCTCTGTTGGTAGTGAAGCGATTAAGCGTTTTCAGCGGCCGATTTGCTATCAGAACATGCCAAATGAGCTGTTGCCACAATTGTTAAGATCATAA
- a CDS encoding DUF1289 domain-containing protein → MQLEFFDVPSPCIGVCQSDEKGHCKGCFRTRDERQNWINLASDDKQKVIKRCLQRKKRKEGKIKAKQEAQPVEIQQPSLLDPPSQVCSNNSTDIDFGDFEL, encoded by the coding sequence ATGCAATTAGAATTTTTTGACGTACCAAGCCCCTGTATCGGGGTCTGTCAATCGGACGAAAAAGGCCACTGTAAAGGTTGCTTTCGTACCCGTGATGAACGTCAAAATTGGATTAATTTAGCGTCAGACGATAAGCAAAAAGTAATTAAGCGCTGCCTACAACGCAAAAAAAGAAAAGAGGGCAAAATTAAAGCTAAGCAAGAAGCTCAGCCGGTTGAAATTCAACAGCCCTCGTTACTCGACCCTCCCAGCCAAGTTTGTAGCAATAACAGTACTGATATTGATTTTGGCGATTTTGAACTTTAA
- a CDS encoding proline racemase family protein, with protein MQFKPYNFDNYQTISSIDLHTEGEPLRIITHGYPEIIGETILAKRQYLSEHLDHLRQLLMFEPRGHADMYGALITEPCTPNADFGILFMHNEGYSSMCGHGIIAAVSAAIESQTLPLPKANEYIGIDAPAGFIKAYANYNNQQLNVSFDNVPSFVEVLEQSITLPSLGTVNYDIAFGGAYYAFIDADQLGLECTPENTQQLINAGREIKKAISASYQITHPQEPDLSFLYGTIFYSKQTNEFDAHSKHVCIFADGEVDRSPTGTGVSARAALLRVKEDLATKTPIIIESIVGGKMTVTIEQALDYVGKAAIVPRVSGRAFITGVHQFVLTENDIFPQGFILR; from the coding sequence ATGCAATTTAAACCCTATAATTTTGATAATTATCAAACAATTAGCTCAATAGACCTTCACACAGAAGGTGAACCATTGCGCATTATAACTCATGGTTATCCTGAAATAATTGGTGAAACCATTTTAGCCAAACGTCAATATCTCAGCGAACACTTAGATCATTTACGCCAATTATTAATGTTTGAACCACGCGGCCATGCAGATATGTACGGCGCACTTATTACAGAGCCTTGTACGCCAAATGCCGATTTTGGCATTTTATTTATGCACAATGAAGGTTACAGCAGCATGTGTGGCCACGGTATTATCGCTGCAGTTTCAGCGGCAATAGAAAGCCAAACCCTGCCACTGCCTAAAGCAAATGAATATATCGGCATAGATGCACCGGCTGGATTTATCAAGGCTTACGCTAATTATAACAATCAGCAATTAAACGTCAGTTTTGACAACGTGCCTTCATTTGTAGAAGTATTAGAGCAATCAATTACCCTGCCATCATTAGGCACAGTTAACTATGATATTGCTTTTGGCGGTGCTTACTATGCGTTTATCGACGCCGATCAACTTGGTCTTGAATGTACACCTGAAAACACTCAACAATTGATCAACGCCGGTCGGGAAATTAAAAAAGCGATATCAGCCAGTTATCAGATAACCCATCCGCAAGAACCAGATTTAAGCTTTCTTTACGGCACAATTTTTTATTCCAAACAAACCAATGAGTTTGACGCTCATTCAAAACATGTTTGTATCTTCGCTGATGGTGAAGTTGACCGTTCACCAACCGGTACTGGCGTATCAGCCCGTGCTGCACTATTAAGAGTTAAAGAAGATCTAGCGACAAAGACACCGATCATTATTGAAAGCATTGTTGGAGGCAAGATGACTGTCACTATAGAGCAAGCGCTAGATTATGTTGGCAAAGCAGCGATCGTCCCAAGAGTCAGTGGCCGGGCATTTATTACCGGTGTACATCAATTCGTGCTCACTGAAAATGATATTTTTCCACAAGGTTTTATTTTACGTTAA
- a CDS encoding DUF1538 domain-containing protein — translation MQQQLLIFFKALLGSCKDLLPIIVVIAFFQVLVLQQPLPNISDILIGLLLVVLGLTFFIYGLEMGLFPIGESMAQAFAKKGSIGWLLTFAFCLGFGTTVAEPSLIAVAKEAAVVAATGGIIENNQEMKNQYASGLRFTVAFSVGLAIVIGVLRIIRGWPIHYLIIAGYAMVVIMTAFAPNWIIGIAYDSGGVTTSTITVPLVTALGVGLASSIKGRNPMIDGFGLIAFASLTPMIFVMAYGMTIGR, via the coding sequence ATGCAGCAACAACTATTGATATTTTTTAAAGCCCTCCTAGGAAGTTGCAAAGACTTACTGCCTATCATAGTAGTAATTGCCTTTTTTCAAGTGTTAGTGCTGCAACAACCTTTACCTAATATCAGCGATATTTTAATTGGCTTGCTATTGGTAGTACTCGGTTTAACTTTTTTTATCTACGGCTTGGAAATGGGGTTATTCCCCATAGGTGAGTCAATGGCACAGGCGTTTGCCAAAAAAGGCAGCATTGGGTGGTTATTAACTTTTGCTTTTTGTTTAGGCTTTGGTACCACTGTTGCCGAACCTTCACTAATCGCAGTGGCTAAAGAAGCAGCAGTCGTTGCCGCCACAGGCGGTATTATCGAAAATAATCAGGAAATGAAAAACCAATACGCCAGTGGGTTGCGCTTTACCGTTGCTTTTTCTGTTGGCCTCGCCATAGTCATTGGTGTTTTACGCATTATTAGGGGCTGGCCAATTCATTATTTGATCATTGCCGGTTACGCCATGGTGGTAATTATGACGGCATTCGCACCAAACTGGATTATCGGTATTGCTTATGACTCTGGCGGAGTTACCACATCCACTATTACCGTTCCTCTGGTTACCGCCCTCGGTGTTGGTCTGGCATCTTCGATTAAAGGGCGAAACCCAATGATAGATGGTTTTGGTTTGATCGCCTTTGCATCATTAACGCCAATGATATTTGTGATGGCCTACGGCATGACGATTGGTCGTTAG
- a CDS encoding GntR family transcriptional regulator, protein MSIVYKTRTQLVVETLREKILNGAIKAGQPLRQAALAEELNVSRIPVREALLQLEAEGLVAFEPHKGATATELNIEQVDELFELRAMLEADLLAASIPNLSEQKLAEATAILDELNQSLGKENAANTWSELNSNYHNCLYSGANRPQTQDLVNTLNKNADRYIRMHLLWAGGMSKAESEHNELLSLCKQKNVEQAVAVMKKHILGSRDEIKEFLLEREKTAEQV, encoded by the coding sequence ATGAGCATAGTTTATAAAACACGCACACAGTTAGTGGTAGAAACGTTAAGAGAAAAGATCCTAAATGGAGCTATTAAGGCGGGTCAGCCATTGCGCCAGGCAGCATTAGCGGAAGAGTTAAATGTTAGCCGTATTCCTGTTAGAGAAGCGTTATTACAGCTGGAAGCCGAAGGGTTAGTGGCATTTGAACCACATAAAGGGGCAACAGCGACTGAGTTAAATATTGAGCAGGTTGATGAGTTATTTGAACTCAGAGCAATGTTAGAAGCCGATTTACTGGCTGCTTCTATCCCGAATCTTTCTGAACAAAAATTGGCCGAAGCGACCGCAATACTCGATGAGCTTAATCAATCTTTAGGTAAAGAAAACGCCGCTAATACTTGGAGTGAGCTTAATTCTAATTACCATAACTGTTTGTATTCTGGTGCTAACCGCCCACAAACTCAAGATTTGGTTAATACCTTAAATAAAAATGCTGACCGTTATATTCGTATGCATTTATTATGGGCTGGTGGTATGTCGAAGGCGGAATCTGAACACAATGAGTTGTTGAGTCTATGCAAGCAAAAAAATGTTGAGCAGGCAGTTGCGGTAATGAAAAAGCATATCTTAGGTTCCCGGGATGAAATCAAAGAATTTTTACTCGAAAGAGAAAAAACTGCTGAACAGGTATAA
- a CDS encoding 4-hydroxyproline epimerase encodes MNKGTFFCIDGHTCGNPVRLVTSGHPNLQGRTMSEKRQDFLQHYDWIRQGLMFEPRGHDMMSGAFLYPPCSDNADASILFIETSGCLPMCGHGTIGTVTAALEAGLLSAKTSGKLILDVPAGQITVEYQMQGEKVTAVKLYNVAAYLAHQNVELDIPGLGLLTVDVSYGGNYYVIVEPQANFPGIEQWSANDILHWSPIVRAIASETLDCVHPEDPTVNGVSHVLWTGATQTQGSDGANAVFYGEKAIDRSPCGTGTSARMAQLFARGELKLGDSFTHESYIGSQFIGKIEQVVELETPNGKIQAIKPSIQGWARVFGKNCITIDDDDPYAFGFVVK; translated from the coding sequence ATGAACAAAGGGACGTTTTTTTGTATTGACGGTCATACTTGTGGCAATCCGGTGAGGTTAGTGACCAGTGGTCATCCTAACTTGCAAGGCCGAACCATGAGTGAAAAACGTCAGGATTTTCTTCAGCATTATGATTGGATCCGTCAGGGATTGATGTTTGAGCCCCGTGGCCATGACATGATGTCAGGCGCATTTCTTTATCCGCCATGTAGTGACAATGCTGATGCTTCAATTTTATTTATTGAAACCTCTGGCTGTTTGCCTATGTGTGGTCATGGCACCATAGGTACAGTAACTGCGGCATTAGAAGCTGGGTTACTCAGTGCGAAGACGTCGGGGAAGTTAATTCTTGATGTGCCGGCGGGGCAAATCACTGTTGAATATCAGATGCAAGGGGAAAAGGTCACTGCGGTTAAGCTTTATAATGTAGCTGCATACTTAGCGCATCAAAATGTTGAGTTGGATATTCCAGGGTTAGGATTATTAACTGTCGATGTTTCATATGGCGGCAATTATTATGTCATTGTTGAGCCTCAGGCAAACTTTCCTGGTATTGAACAATGGAGTGCCAATGATATTTTACATTGGAGTCCAATTGTCCGCGCGATAGCCAGTGAAACCTTGGATTGTGTTCACCCTGAAGACCCAACCGTCAACGGGGTGAGTCATGTGTTGTGGACTGGGGCGACTCAAACCCAAGGTTCTGACGGTGCTAATGCGGTGTTTTACGGTGAGAAGGCAATTGATAGATCTCCTTGTGGCACTGGTACTAGTGCCCGTATGGCGCAGTTATTTGCTAGAGGAGAACTAAAACTCGGTGATAGTTTTACTCATGAAAGTTATATCGGAAGCCAGTTTATTGGCAAGATAGAACAAGTGGTTGAATTGGAAACGCCTAACGGCAAAATTCAGGCGATAAAACCAAGTATTCAAGGCTGGGCGAGAGTGTTTGGCAAAAACTGCATTACTATAGATGATGATGATCCCTATGCCTTTGGTTTTGTTGTCAAATAG
- a CDS encoding ATP-binding protein, whose amino-acid sequence MAPESLQTEIVTLKQQLFDLQYAERLHHALFKIASLSHEELALTDLYQRVHEIVSQFIDAKNFFIGLLNEEEQTLTLPYFVDEQDVGDKDMTGQVLQLGQGLSSYVIRTKKPKLLTPDKITQLMTEGEIKEVLGSTDFKCWMGAPMITGGMLHGIIVVQSYAEQVKYNQQDLQFLDYVANHIAMAIESNINATQRREAQRHLAEQHRLLEQNNKMLTDTIAQLKKTQQELVQREKMASLGGLVAGIAHEINTPLGICVTGISHLAEEHKQLKADYVNGTLTEEALQEYLDEIEQGLKIISTNADRGAELVKSFKQVAVDQSSNEQRQINVRSYLDEILLSLKPKLKRLKHTIEIECEPQLSVMLNAGAISQVFSNLIMNSIIHGFDEIEQGRIKISIYSKNNNLVIHYADNGKGLAPESLNQLFEPFYTTKRGDGGSGLGTHLIYNLVHSSLKGSIKVNSELGKGLAYLIKIPLTH is encoded by the coding sequence GTGGCTCCTGAGTCTTTACAGACAGAAATCGTGACGTTAAAACAACAATTGTTTGATCTGCAATATGCTGAGCGACTCCATCATGCGTTATTTAAAATTGCTTCGCTTTCTCATGAGGAATTAGCGCTAACTGACTTATATCAGCGCGTCCATGAAATTGTCAGTCAATTTATTGATGCAAAAAATTTCTTTATTGGCTTGCTCAACGAAGAAGAGCAAACCCTGACTTTACCTTACTTTGTTGACGAACAGGATGTTGGCGATAAGGACATGACAGGGCAAGTGTTACAGCTAGGTCAGGGATTAAGTTCTTATGTCATTCGCACTAAAAAACCGAAATTGTTAACTCCAGATAAAATAACGCAGTTAATGACTGAAGGGGAGATTAAAGAAGTATTGGGTTCGACAGATTTTAAGTGTTGGATGGGGGCACCTATGATCACTGGAGGAATGTTGCACGGTATTATTGTGGTGCAAAGCTATGCTGAACAAGTGAAATACAATCAGCAGGATCTGCAGTTTCTTGATTATGTTGCTAATCATATTGCAATGGCGATTGAAAGTAACATTAATGCCACTCAGCGCCGGGAAGCTCAGCGTCATTTAGCTGAACAGCATCGATTGCTTGAGCAAAACAATAAGATGCTGACAGATACGATAGCACAATTAAAAAAGACTCAACAAGAACTGGTGCAAAGGGAAAAAATGGCGTCATTAGGCGGCTTAGTTGCCGGTATTGCTCATGAAATTAACACACCGCTTGGTATTTGTGTCACCGGGATCAGCCATTTAGCTGAAGAACATAAACAGCTTAAAGCCGATTATGTCAATGGCACATTAACAGAAGAAGCGCTGCAAGAATATTTAGATGAAATTGAACAAGGGCTTAAGATCATCAGTACTAATGCCGATCGTGGTGCTGAGCTAGTAAAGAGTTTTAAGCAGGTTGCCGTTGATCAATCATCGAATGAGCAACGGCAGATAAATGTACGAAGTTACCTCGATGAAATTCTACTTTCTCTAAAGCCTAAATTGAAACGGCTTAAACACACTATTGAAATTGAGTGTGAACCGCAACTTTCGGTGATGCTCAATGCCGGTGCTATTTCGCAAGTGTTTAGTAATTTAATCATGAATTCGATTATACATGGCTTCGATGAGATAGAGCAGGGGCGAATAAAAATAAGTATCTATAGTAAAAATAATAATTTAGTTATTCATTATGCGGATAACGGTAAGGGACTAGCACCTGAGAGCCTAAACCAATTGTTTGAACCCTTTTATACGACTAAACGCGGTGATGGTGGTAGCGGATTAGGCACTCACTTGATTTATAATCTAGTGCATTCGTCGTTAAAAGGCAGTATTAAGGTCAATAGTGAATTAGGCAAAGGTTTGGCCTACTTAATTAAAATCCCATTAACTCATTGA
- a CDS encoding NAD(P)/FAD-dependent oxidoreductase, which yields MQTQDQDNKHIAVIGAGIVGINCAIALQSQGYQVTLLDKEGIGLGCSKGNAGHFATEQVFPLAEAGLLLQLPKMLLDPLGPVALSPKHFPKALPWFIRFIANMFSAKRVKNTAALKSLNEQAINYYKPLLKAANAEHLLTENGSLLVFEHTPIHDIEAIQQSYLSQGVKVELLDREQTFALEPKLNSNIQHALYFTEVAHTISPLDLSQTLADYAIQLGCRFQQFEVCSISHQPDGVTLKNNEQQLHFDQVIIATGAWSESLLKQLGYKLPIEGERGYSLDLSEQTIGQLTRPVASAERRFIITPMSHGLRLAGTVEFAGLKQKANMKRALMLHKNASYILSDLPALGQQSHQGWLGFRPSLPDSLPVIGKAPKHKNINLALGHQHLGLTLGAITGKLIAQVVAEQPTDIDIQPFCLSRFN from the coding sequence ATGCAAACACAAGATCAAGATAACAAACACATTGCCGTTATCGGCGCGGGTATAGTCGGCATTAATTGCGCAATAGCGCTACAATCCCAAGGCTATCAAGTCACATTACTTGATAAGGAAGGCATTGGCCTTGGCTGCTCAAAAGGTAATGCCGGTCACTTTGCCACCGAACAGGTATTTCCACTAGCCGAAGCAGGCCTATTATTACAGTTACCGAAAATGTTATTAGACCCGCTTGGCCCGGTAGCATTATCACCAAAGCACTTTCCTAAAGCCCTCCCCTGGTTTATCCGCTTTATTGCAAATATGTTTAGCGCAAAACGAGTAAAAAATACCGCAGCGCTAAAAAGCTTAAACGAACAGGCGATCAATTATTATAAGCCACTACTAAAAGCCGCCAATGCCGAACACTTACTCACAGAAAACGGCAGTTTATTAGTCTTTGAGCACACCCCAATTCACGATATTGAAGCCATTCAACAAAGCTATTTATCACAAGGGGTGAAAGTAGAGTTACTCGATCGCGAACAAACATTTGCCCTTGAGCCTAAGCTCAACAGTAATATTCAACATGCACTATATTTTACTGAAGTTGCCCACACTATTAGTCCGTTAGATCTCAGTCAAACTCTGGCAGATTATGCCATACAGCTCGGCTGTAGGTTTCAGCAATTTGAGGTATGTAGTATCAGCCATCAGCCTGATGGCGTGACGCTGAAAAATAATGAACAACAGTTGCACTTTGATCAAGTAATAATAGCCACAGGTGCATGGTCTGAGTCGTTATTGAAACAATTGGGTTATAAATTACCAATTGAAGGAGAGCGCGGCTACAGTTTAGATTTATCCGAGCAAACCATAGGTCAACTCACCCGTCCGGTTGCTTCAGCTGAAAGACGCTTTATTATTACGCCAATGTCGCACGGCTTGCGATTAGCCGGCACAGTGGAATTTGCCGGTTTAAAACAAAAAGCGAATATGAAACGCGCCTTGATGTTACATAAAAACGCCAGTTACATTCTCTCTGACTTGCCAGCACTCGGCCAGCAAAGTCACCAAGGCTGGTTAGGGTTTAGGCCGTCACTACCGGATTCTTTACCTGTGATTGGCAAAGCCCCGAAACATAAAAATATTAATCTGGCACTAGGTCATCAACACTTAGGATTAACTTTAGGCGCTATTACTGGCAAGTTGATCGCTCAAGTGGTAGCGGAACAGCCAACAGATATTGATATCCAGCCATTTTGTCTCAGCCGCTTTAACTAA
- a CDS encoding SulP family inorganic anion transporter, with translation MFELHASKNGNLKNDVLSGITVALALVPEAVAFAFVAGVEPLVGLYAAFMVGLITSIFGGRPGMISGATGAMAVVMVSLVALHGVQYLFACVVLTGVLQILAGIFRLGKFIRLVPHPVMLGFVNGLAIVIFLAQLGQFKVPNAAGEHVWMQGEQLYTMLGLIVLTMAIIHLLPKLTKAVPSSLVAIIVVTILVQSLGLEARTVVDFVRDMTNDPAASIAGGLPQFAIPDVPFNLETLMIILPFSLILAAVGLIESLLTLTLIDELTGTRGRGNKECIAQGASNTVNGFFGAMGGCAMIGQSMINVNSGGRGRASGITAALGLLGFILFASGLIEMIPLAALVGVMFIVVIGTFEWSSFRILGKVPKADAFVIVLVSGVTVATDLAIAVVVGVIVSALVFAWEHAKHVIVKRSENEQGTIVYEVNGPLFFGSVTHFLEQFSVDKDSDDVIVEFKNSRVADHSAIEAIDILAERYLSRGKTMHLRHLNTECKQLLTKAGSLVEINLIEDPDYHIASDKLA, from the coding sequence ATGTTTGAACTACATGCCAGTAAAAATGGCAATTTAAAAAATGATGTCTTATCCGGGATAACCGTTGCTTTAGCTTTGGTGCCAGAAGCCGTTGCATTTGCTTTTGTTGCTGGCGTTGAGCCACTGGTCGGTTTGTATGCTGCCTTTATGGTAGGTTTGATCACTTCTATTTTTGGTGGTCGACCTGGGATGATCTCAGGTGCAACTGGTGCCATGGCGGTAGTGATGGTCAGTTTAGTGGCGTTGCATGGGGTCCAATACTTGTTTGCCTGCGTGGTATTAACTGGGGTCTTGCAAATACTGGCGGGGATTTTCCGCCTCGGCAAGTTCATACGACTCGTGCCTCATCCGGTAATGTTAGGTTTTGTTAATGGTCTGGCCATCGTCATTTTCCTTGCTCAGCTAGGGCAATTTAAAGTGCCAAATGCTGCGGGGGAGCATGTCTGGATGCAAGGTGAGCAGTTATATACCATGCTAGGTTTGATTGTGTTGACAATGGCGATTATTCACTTGTTACCTAAGTTAACAAAAGCGGTGCCGTCGTCATTAGTGGCGATTATTGTAGTGACAATATTGGTACAGAGCTTAGGCTTGGAAGCGCGTACTGTGGTTGATTTTGTCCGTGATATGACTAATGACCCTGCCGCTTCTATTGCTGGTGGATTACCTCAATTTGCTATTCCTGATGTCCCTTTTAATCTTGAAACCTTGATGATTATTTTACCGTTTTCTTTGATCCTTGCTGCGGTTGGTTTAATTGAATCTTTATTAACCTTAACCTTAATTGATGAGCTTACTGGCACTCGAGGTCGTGGTAATAAAGAGTGTATTGCTCAAGGGGCTTCTAATACGGTTAATGGCTTTTTCGGTGCTATGGGCGGTTGTGCCATGATAGGCCAGTCGATGATTAATGTGAACTCAGGCGGTCGGGGACGTGCTTCTGGGATCACTGCGGCATTAGGTTTGTTAGGTTTTATTTTATTCGCTTCTGGCTTAATTGAAATGATCCCACTAGCAGCATTAGTCGGGGTCATGTTTATCGTCGTTATTGGCACCTTTGAGTGGTCAAGCTTTCGTATTCTCGGTAAAGTGCCTAAAGCGGATGCCTTTGTCATTGTGTTAGTTTCAGGTGTCACTGTTGCAACGGATCTGGCAATTGCCGTGGTAGTCGGTGTGATTGTTTCAGCCTTAGTATTTGCCTGGGAACATGCGAAACATGTGATTGTTAAGCGTAGTGAAAATGAGCAAGGTACTATAGTCTATGAAGTTAATGGCCCGTTATTTTTTGGCTCTGTTACTCATTTCTTAGAACAGTTTTCTGTCGATAAGGATAGCGATGATGTAATTGTTGAATTTAAAAATTCTCGTGTTGCCGATCATTCCGCGATAGAAGCGATAGATATACTGGCAGAGCGTTATTTAAGTCGTGGAAAAACTATGCATTTACGGCATTTAAATACGGAATGTAAGCAGTTATTAACTAAAGCTGGTAGTCTGGTTGAGATAAATTTAATCGAAGATCCCGACTATCATATAGCTTCTGATAAGTTAGCATAA